In Immundisolibacter sp., the following proteins share a genomic window:
- the rpmJ gene encoding 50S ribosomal protein L36 — translation MKVRASVKKLCRNCKIIRRKGVVRVICVEARHKQRQG, via the coding sequence GTGAAAGTTCGCGCATCGGTCAAGAAGCTTTGCCGCAATTGCAAGATCATTCGGCGCAAGGGCGTGGTTCGCGTCATTTGTGTCGAAGCCCGGCACAAGCAGCGGCAGGGTTGA
- the rpsM gene encoding 30S ribosomal protein S13: MARIAGINIPDNKHARVALTSIYGVGATRALEICAAAQIEPARRIRDLSEAEVEALRREVGKLTVEGDLRRELQINIKRLMDLGTYRGLRHRRGLPVRGQRTRTNARTRKGPRKPIRK; the protein is encoded by the coding sequence ATGGCTCGTATTGCTGGTATCAACATTCCCGACAACAAGCACGCGCGCGTTGCCCTGACGTCGATTTACGGCGTGGGCGCTACCCGTGCGCTGGAGATTTGCGCCGCGGCGCAGATCGAGCCGGCACGGCGCATCCGGGATCTGAGCGAGGCGGAGGTCGAGGCGCTGCGCCGCGAAGTCGGCAAGCTGACGGTCGAGGGCGACCTGCGGCGCGAGCTGCAGATCAACATCAAGCGCCTGATGGACCTGGGCACGTATCGGGGCCTGCGTCACCGCCGAGGTCTGCCGGTGCGCGGTCAGCGCACCCGTACCAACGCCCGCACCCGCAAGGGTCCGCGCAAGCCCATTCGCAAGTAA
- the rpsK gene encoding 30S ribosomal protein S11 yields MAKPNTSKTRKRVKKNVSEGVAHVHASFNNTIITITDRQGNALSWATAGSCGFKGSRKSTPFAAQVAADKAGTKAQEFGVKTLDVVVNGPGPGRDSAVRSLNNGGFKILSITDVTPIPHNGCRPPKKRRV; encoded by the coding sequence ATGGCCAAGCCCAACACCAGCAAGACGCGCAAGCGCGTCAAGAAGAACGTTTCCGAAGGCGTGGCGCACGTGCACGCCTCGTTCAACAACACGATCATTACCATCACTGACCGGCAAGGGAACGCCCTGTCGTGGGCCACGGCCGGCTCCTGTGGCTTCAAGGGTTCGCGCAAGAGCACGCCGTTCGCGGCCCAGGTGGCCGCCGACAAGGCCGGCACCAAGGCGCAGGAATTCGGCGTCAAGACACTGGACGTGGTGGTCAACGGTCCCGGGCCGGGTCGCGATTCGGCGGTGCGGTCCCTGAACAACGGTGGCTTCAAGATCCTGAGCATCACCGACGTGACGCCGATCCCGCACAACGGCTGTCGGCCGCCCAAGAAGCGTCGCGTCTGA
- the rpoA gene encoding DNA-directed RNA polymerase subunit alpha, protein MQSSVYEFLKPKLVKVERLSPVHSKVTLEPLERGFGHTLGNALRRVMLSSLPGAAITEVQIEGALHEFTTLEGMQEDVIELLLNLKGVAVRLNGRDEATVRLSKKGPGVVTAADIEVSHDVEVVNKDIYLATLMATGKLDMTLTVRVGRGYQPAAVADEGEELPSIGSLRLDALYSPVRQVSYSVEAARVEQRTDLDKLIIDIESNGTIDPEEAIRRAATILYEQFAVFVELQGGAAPGRSREMVGDIDPILMQPVEELELTVRSANCLKAENIHFIGDLIQRTEADLLRTPNLGKKSLNEIKEILARHGLSLGMRLEGWPPANLPRPTEMIS, encoded by the coding sequence ATGCAGTCATCCGTATACGAGTTTCTGAAGCCCAAGCTGGTCAAGGTCGAGCGCCTCTCGCCGGTGCATTCCAAGGTCACCCTGGAACCATTGGAGCGCGGCTTCGGCCACACGCTGGGCAATGCCCTGCGGCGGGTGATGCTGTCCTCGCTGCCCGGCGCGGCCATTACCGAGGTGCAGATCGAAGGCGCCCTGCACGAGTTCACCACTCTGGAAGGCATGCAGGAAGACGTCATCGAGCTGCTGCTGAACCTCAAGGGCGTCGCGGTGCGTCTGAACGGTCGTGACGAGGCGACCGTGCGCCTGTCCAAGAAGGGCCCCGGCGTGGTCACGGCGGCCGACATCGAGGTCAGCCATGACGTCGAGGTGGTCAACAAGGACATCTACCTGGCCACCCTGATGGCAACCGGCAAGCTCGACATGACGCTCACCGTGCGGGTCGGCCGCGGCTACCAGCCGGCGGCGGTTGCCGATGAGGGCGAGGAGCTGCCGTCCATCGGCAGCCTGCGTCTGGATGCCCTATACAGCCCGGTGCGCCAGGTCAGCTACAGCGTCGAGGCGGCGCGCGTCGAGCAGCGCACGGACCTGGACAAGCTGATCATCGACATCGAGTCGAACGGCACCATCGACCCGGAAGAAGCCATCCGGCGCGCGGCCACGATCCTGTACGAGCAGTTCGCGGTTTTCGTCGAGTTGCAGGGTGGCGCCGCGCCGGGCCGCAGCCGCGAGATGGTGGGCGACATCGACCCGATTCTGATGCAGCCGGTGGAGGAGCTCGAGCTGACCGTGCGCTCGGCAAATTGCCTGAAGGCCGAAAACATTCATTTCATCGGCGACCTGATCCAACGCACCGAGGCGGACTTGCTGCGCACACCGAATCTTGGCAAGAAATCACTGAACGAAATCAAGGAGATCCTGGCCCGCCACGGCCTGTCGCTGGGCATGCGCCTAGAGGGCTGGCCGCCGGCCAACCTGCCCCGGCCGACCGAGATGATTTCCTGA
- the rplQ gene encoding 50S ribosomal protein L17 produces the protein MRHRKIGRKLGRNSSHRVAMFKNMTAALVQEELIRTTLPKAKELRRVIEPLITRAKVDSVANRRLVFARLRDKEAVSKLFGELGPRYAARPGGYLRILKCGFRPGDAAPMAYVELVDRPAGEANAAAD, from the coding sequence ATGCGACACAGAAAGATCGGCCGAAAGCTCGGCCGTAACAGCAGCCACCGCGTGGCGATGTTCAAGAACATGACCGCTGCCCTGGTGCAGGAAGAATTGATCCGGACCACCCTGCCGAAGGCCAAGGAGCTGCGGCGGGTGATCGAGCCCCTGATCACCCGCGCCAAGGTCGATTCGGTGGCCAATCGCCGTCTGGTGTTTGCGCGTTTGCGCGACAAGGAGGCCGTCAGCAAGCTGTTCGGTGAGCTTGGCCCGCGCTACGCGGCACGTCCGGGCGGCTATCTGCGGATTTTGAAGTGTGGCTTCCGTCCCGGTGATGCGGCGCCCATGGCGTACGTTGAACTGGTCGACCGACCGGCCGGCGAGGCGAACGCCGCGGCCGATTGA
- a CDS encoding phosphotransferase gives MARMLTTSPPGLFVPVSAASDPRLAALSAWLTQRLAGFTLEPASADASFRRYFRVFHSGGTLIAMDAPPPQEDCRPFVQVAGLLHAAGLNAPQVLAADVERGFLLLSDLGRHTYLEVIGERNANSLMADAIGALVRWQASSRPGVLPPYDAALLGRELDLFPDWYVARHLGLEFTPAQAEAWLALRGLLIERAVTQSQVFVHRDYMPRNLMPGNGAHGGPGVLDFQDAVYGPVSYDVSSLLRDAFLSWPYRLEAQWLFEYWQQARAAGIDVPASFERFQTDCDFMGTQRHLKVLGIFARLNYRDGKPRYLAETPRFVGYIEAAASRTPALAPVARLLADLHARAAP, from the coding sequence ATGGCTAGAATGCTGACCACTTCGCCACCTGGCCTGTTCGTGCCCGTTTCTGCCGCCTCCGATCCCCGTCTTGCCGCGCTCAGCGCCTGGCTGACCCAACGACTGGCCGGGTTCACGCTGGAGCCGGCTTCGGCGGATGCCAGTTTTCGCCGCTATTTCCGCGTGTTCCACTCTGGCGGGACGCTGATTGCCATGGACGCCCCGCCGCCGCAGGAGGACTGCCGGCCGTTCGTCCAGGTGGCCGGGTTGCTGCACGCGGCGGGCCTGAACGCGCCGCAGGTTCTGGCAGCGGATGTCGAGCGTGGCTTCCTGCTGCTGAGCGACCTTGGCCGGCATACGTACCTGGAAGTCATCGGCGAACGAAACGCCAATTCGCTGATGGCGGACGCGATCGGCGCCCTGGTGCGTTGGCAGGCGTCCAGCCGACCCGGCGTGCTGCCGCCCTACGACGCGGCCTTGCTCGGCCGCGAACTGGACCTGTTCCCGGACTGGTACGTGGCCCGGCACCTTGGTCTGGAGTTCACGCCCGCGCAGGCCGAGGCCTGGCTTGCACTGCGGGGCCTGCTGATCGAGCGCGCCGTGACGCAAAGCCAGGTATTCGTGCACCGCGACTACATGCCCCGCAACCTGATGCCGGGCAATGGCGCGCACGGCGGCCCCGGCGTGCTGGATTTTCAGGACGCCGTGTACGGCCCGGTCAGTTACGACGTGAGCAGCCTGCTGCGGGATGCCTTCCTGTCGTGGCCATACCGGCTGGAGGCGCAGTGGCTGTTCGAATACTGGCAGCAGGCGCGCGCTGCCGGCATCGATGTGCCGGCCAGCTTCGAGCGGTTCCAGACCGATTGCGATTTCATGGGCACGCAGCGGCACCTGAAGGTGCTCGGTATCTTCGCGCGCCTGAACTACCGCGACGGCAAGCCGCGCTACCTGGCCGAAACGCCGCGCTTCGTCGGCTATATCGAGGCCGCGGCATCGCGCACGCCCGCCTTGGCGCCGGTGGCGCGACTGCTGGCCGATCTGCACGCGCGGGCTGCGCCATGA
- the murU gene encoding N-acetylmuramate alpha-1-phosphate uridylyltransferase MurU produces the protein MKAMLLAAGLGTRMGELTRDLPKPLLDVDGKPLIAHLLESLVAAGFADLVINVAYLGEQIEAALGDGSRFGARIAYSREPDGPLGTGGGVKRALPLLGTAPFLLVNADVRSDYPFGRLRRPLVGRAHLVLVDNPAHNPAGDFALGPDGRLANQGEPMLTFAGLSVLDPRLLESAGKGAFSLTPLLRAAADAGQLHGERYAGTWLDVGTPARLAQARTPHS, from the coding sequence ATGAAGGCGATGCTTCTGGCCGCCGGTCTTGGCACGCGCATGGGCGAGCTGACGCGCGACCTGCCCAAGCCGCTGCTGGACGTGGACGGCAAGCCATTGATCGCGCACCTGCTGGAGTCGCTGGTCGCTGCGGGCTTTGCCGATCTGGTCATAAACGTGGCGTACCTTGGCGAGCAGATCGAGGCGGCGCTCGGCGATGGCAGCCGGTTTGGCGCCCGGATCGCCTACTCGCGCGAGCCGGACGGCCCACTCGGCACCGGAGGCGGCGTCAAGCGCGCGTTGCCGCTGCTGGGCACGGCGCCGTTCTTGCTTGTCAACGCCGATGTGCGCAGTGATTACCCCTTTGGCCGGTTGCGCCGGCCGCTTGTCGGACGGGCACACCTGGTGTTGGTGGACAACCCGGCCCACAACCCGGCCGGCGACTTTGCCCTTGGCCCGGACGGGCGCCTGGCCAACCAGGGTGAGCCGATGCTGACCTTTGCCGGGCTGAGCGTGCTCGATCCGCGCCTGCTGGAGAGCGCCGGCAAGGGTGCATTCAGTCTGACTCCGCTGCTGCGCGCCGCGGCCGACGCCGGGCAGCTGCATGGCGAACGCTATGCCGGTACGTGGCTGGACGTGGGCACGCCCGCGCGGCTGGCGCAGGCCCGGACGCCGCATTCATGA
- a CDS encoding PGPGW domain-containing protein: MIDAIQSLATRMLALLGIDPRWLAWATPVSLLTLLATVALLPLLVARLPQDYFYREHRPPQPHTGHWLLRYSLLIVKNLLGAVLLVAGLAMVVLPGPGIVTILAAFALLNLPGKYRLERWLVSRPQVRAAISMMRERAGQPPLHLP, translated from the coding sequence ATGATCGACGCGATCCAGAGCCTCGCCACCCGCATGCTGGCCTTGCTGGGCATCGACCCGCGCTGGCTGGCGTGGGCCACGCCGGTGTCGCTGTTGACGCTGCTGGCCACGGTGGCGCTGTTGCCACTGTTGGTAGCCCGCCTGCCGCAGGATTACTTCTACCGTGAGCACCGCCCGCCGCAGCCACACACCGGTCATTGGCTGCTGCGCTACAGCCTGCTCATCGTCAAGAACCTGCTCGGCGCCGTCCTGCTGGTGGCCGGTCTGGCCATGGTGGTGCTGCCCGGCCCCGGGATAGTGACGATCCTTGCCGCGTTCGCGCTGCTGAACCTGCCGGGCAAATACCGCCTGGAGCGTTGGCTGGTATCGCGCCCACAGGTGCGCGCTGCCATCAGCATGATGCGCGAGCGCGCCGGCCAACCGCCGCTGCACCTGCCCTGA
- a CDS encoding cob(I)yrinic acid a,c-diamide adenosyltransferase, whose protein sequence is MGKRLTRIYTRTGDQGSTGLGDGSRVAKDAARVEAYGTVDELNSVVGLLRTHALPEPMDSWLGEIQHRLFDLGGELCIPGHTIISDAHVTSLEQWLDRLNDDLEPLADFILPGGSPAAAVCHLARTVCRRAERRVVTLQAQEPVNGPALRYLNRLSDLLFVMSRSLNRAVGVADVLWQRPAQ, encoded by the coding sequence ATGGGCAAGCGCCTGACCCGCATCTATACGCGTACCGGCGACCAGGGCAGCACCGGCCTTGGGGACGGTTCGCGGGTGGCCAAGGACGCCGCCCGGGTCGAGGCCTACGGCACGGTCGATGAGCTCAACAGCGTGGTCGGTCTGCTGCGCACGCATGCGCTGCCCGAGCCAATGGACAGCTGGCTGGGCGAAATCCAGCACCGGCTGTTCGACCTGGGCGGCGAGCTGTGCATTCCCGGTCACACCATCATCAGCGATGCCCATGTCACGTCGCTGGAGCAGTGGCTGGACCGGCTCAACGACGACCTGGAACCGCTGGCCGATTTCATCCTGCCGGGCGGCAGTCCGGCTGCAGCGGTCTGCCATCTGGCGCGCACGGTGTGCCGCCGCGCCGAACGGCGGGTGGTGACACTGCAGGCGCAGGAGCCGGTCAATGGCCCGGCGCTGCGTTACCTCAACCGCCTCTCGGACCTGCTGTTCGTGATGTCGCGCAGCCTGAACCGCGCCGTCGGGGTGGCGGACGTGCTCTGGCAGCGTCCGGCGCAGTGA